From Chloracidobacterium sp. N, the proteins below share one genomic window:
- a CDS encoding cytochrome c: protein MLKTTSGPMQRLVWAGIVATLLAGGAGCKQKMSYQPRYDPLERSETFNDRASARPLVAGTVARGFLRDDPEVFLGRRENGDYVTTFPFPVTEEVLKRGQERFTIYCTMCHGFSGYGNGMIVQRGFSPPPSFHDPETREKSVGYYFAVITNGYGAMPGHAHQIPVSDRWAIVAYVRALQLSQNARLEDVPADQRPQLDARPTPPAASKPAASPSASHSGGTH from the coding sequence ATGTTGAAGACGACTAGTGGCCCCATGCAGCGCCTCGTCTGGGCCGGCATCGTGGCGACGCTTCTGGCCGGCGGCGCCGGCTGCAAGCAGAAGATGAGTTACCAGCCACGCTATGACCCCCTGGAGCGGAGTGAAACGTTCAACGACCGGGCCTCGGCGCGGCCGCTGGTGGCCGGGACGGTTGCCCGTGGTTTTCTGCGCGATGACCCGGAAGTGTTTCTGGGGCGCAGGGAAAACGGCGACTACGTGACGACCTTTCCCTTCCCCGTGACTGAAGAAGTCCTCAAACGGGGACAGGAACGGTTCACCATCTACTGCACGATGTGCCACGGGTTTTCAGGTTACGGAAACGGCATGATCGTCCAGCGCGGGTTTTCTCCGCCGCCCTCGTTCCACGACCCGGAAACCCGTGAAAAATCAGTGGGTTACTACTTTGCCGTCATCACCAACGGCTATGGCGCCATGCCGGGCCATGCCCACCAGATTCCGGTTTCCGACCGGTGGGCCATCGTGGCGTACGTCCGGGCCCTGCAGTTGAGCCAGAACGCCCGCCTCGAAGACGTACCGGCCGACCAGCGGCCACAGCTCGATGCCCGGCCAACCCCTCCGGCAGCTTCCAAACCGGCCGCTTCACCTTCGGCCTCACATTCGGGAGGAACGCACTGA
- a CDS encoding DUF3341 domain-containing protein, with amino-acid sequence MKPSNRPRYYGVLAEFESPAALVAAARATHNAGYRKYDAYSPFPIEELAEAMHDHKNPISKIVFFAGLTGACVGFGMQVYANLVHYPMNIAGRPLYAWPMFIPITFECTVAFAAFTGVLAMLALNGLPRPHHPLFNVPSFSQATQSRFFLCIESADPKFDLDAVHRFLEGLKPMEIHDVEDD; translated from the coding sequence ATGAAGCCAAGCAACCGACCGCGTTACTACGGGGTGTTGGCCGAGTTCGAGTCACCGGCGGCGCTGGTCGCGGCGGCCCGCGCCACGCATAACGCTGGCTATCGCAAGTATGACGCCTATTCGCCCTTCCCCATCGAGGAACTGGCCGAGGCGATGCACGACCACAAAAACCCCATTTCAAAGATTGTCTTTTTCGCGGGGCTGACCGGGGCGTGTGTCGGATTTGGCATGCAGGTGTACGCCAACCTGGTGCACTACCCGATGAACATTGCCGGCCGGCCGCTCTACGCCTGGCCGATGTTCATCCCGATTACCTTCGAGTGCACGGTGGCATTCGCCGCCTTTACCGGGGTGCTGGCGATGCTGGCGCTCAACGGGCTGCCCCGACCGCACCATCCGCTGTTCAACGTGCCAAGTTTTTCCCAGGCCACGCAGAGCCGCTTTTTTCTCTGTATTGAGTCGGCCGATCCAAAGTTCGACCTCGATGCCGTCCACCGGTTTCTCGAAGGTCTGAAGCCAATGGAGATTCACGATGTTGAAGACGACTAG
- the nrfD gene encoding NrfD/PsrC family molybdoenzyme membrane anchor subunit yields MSESNTFEHSQSPTSRLPIIGPGHTYASINEKISAIVLLRGTTFGWLVGFGIAFMIFMMMLGSISYLLYKGVGVWGINNRVGWGFDIINFVWWIGIGHAGTLISAILLLLHQKWRTSINRFAEAMTLFAVACAGLFPVLHLGRPWYAYFLFPYPNTMGMYFPQFRSPLEWDVFAVSTYASVSLVFWYVGLIPDLATLRDRARNWFTKTVYGFFSLGWRGSARHWHRYESIYLLLAGLSTPLVLSVHTIVSFDFAVSIIPGWHATFFPPYFVAGAIYAGFAMVLTLAIPVRWVYGLEDFITDKHLENMGLITLVTGNMVGYAYIMELFYGWYSANEYEQFMVHNRVLGPYWALYVALIVCNIIAPQFLWSKRIRRNAWWLFAISMFVSVGMWLERYVIIVVSLHRTFLPSGWGTYAGTFWDWTLYIGTMGFFLTLLFLFIRLLPMISMSEMQMLLPGATGTPEKGAAKS; encoded by the coding sequence ATGTCCGAGTCGAACACGTTTGAACACTCTCAGTCGCCCACGAGTCGCCTGCCCATCATCGGGCCGGGGCATACCTACGCCAGCATCAACGAAAAGATCAGCGCCATCGTCCTGCTGCGGGGAACGACCTTCGGCTGGCTGGTTGGTTTCGGCATTGCCTTCATGATTTTCATGATGATGCTCGGCTCGATCAGCTACCTCCTCTACAAGGGTGTCGGGGTCTGGGGCATCAACAACCGGGTCGGCTGGGGTTTCGACATCATCAACTTCGTCTGGTGGATCGGCATCGGCCACGCCGGAACGCTTATTTCGGCCATCCTGCTGCTGCTGCACCAGAAATGGCGCACCTCCATCAACCGCTTTGCCGAAGCCATGACGCTGTTTGCCGTGGCCTGCGCGGGGCTGTTTCCGGTGCTGCACCTGGGGCGGCCGTGGTATGCCTACTTTCTCTTTCCCTATCCGAACACGATGGGGATGTACTTTCCGCAGTTTCGCAGCCCGCTCGAATGGGACGTGTTCGCCGTCTCAACCTATGCCAGCGTGTCACTCGTGTTCTGGTACGTCGGTCTGATTCCCGACCTGGCGACCCTGCGTGACCGGGCGCGGAACTGGTTTACCAAAACCGTCTATGGCTTTTTCTCGCTGGGCTGGCGCGGCTCGGCCCGCCACTGGCACCGGTACGAATCCATCTACCTGCTGCTGGCCGGTCTTTCGACGCCGCTGGTGCTGTCGGTGCACACCATCGTCAGCTTTGACTTCGCGGTGTCGATCATTCCCGGCTGGCACGCGACATTTTTCCCGCCCTACTTCGTCGCCGGCGCCATCTACGCCGGGTTTGCCATGGTGCTCACGCTGGCCATCCCGGTGCGCTGGGTCTATGGGCTGGAAGACTTCATCACCGACAAGCACCTTGAAAACATGGGGCTGATTACGCTCGTGACGGGGAACATGGTGGGCTACGCCTACATCATGGAACTGTTCTACGGCTGGTACAGCGCCAACGAGTACGAGCAGTTCATGGTTCACAACCGCGTCCTCGGTCCCTACTGGGCGCTGTATGTGGCACTCATCGTGTGCAACATCATCGCGCCGCAGTTTCTGTGGTCGAAGCGGATTCGACGCAATGCCTGGTGGCTGTTTGCGATTTCGATGTTCGTCAGTGTCGGCATGTGGCTGGAGCGGTACGTCATCATCGTCGTCAGCCTCCACCGGACCTTCCTGCCCTCCGGCTGGGGCACCTACGCCGGGACGTTTTGGGACTGGACGCTGTACATCGGCACGATGGGCTTCTTCCTGACGCTGCTGTTCCTGTTCATCCGCCTGCTGCCGATGATTTCGATGTCTGAAATGCAGATGCTTCTGCCGGGCGCCACAGGCACGCCGGAGAAAGGAGCGGCGAAGTCATGA